A single window of Leptolyngbya ohadii IS1 DNA harbors:
- the dxs gene encoding 1-deoxy-D-xylulose-5-phosphate synthase, giving the protein MHLSELTHPNQLHGLSIQQLKQIARQIREKHLETVATSGGHLGPGLGVVELTIGLYQTLDLDRDKVIWDVGHQAYPHKLITGRYNEFHTLRQKDGVAGYLKRSENQFDHFGAGHASTSISAALGMALARDMQGDNYKVAAVIGDGALTGGMALEAINHAGHLPKTNLLVVLNDNDMSISPNVGALSRYLNKMRLSPPMQFLTDNLEEQFKHLPFSGAFKPEMSRLKEGMKRLAVSKVGAVFEELGFTYMGPIDGHNLEELITTFELAHQHGGPVLVHVATTKGKGYAIAEQDQVGYHAQTPFNLATGKPHPASKPKPPSYSKVFAHTLTTLAAQNPRIVGITAAMATGTGLDKLQQKLPKQYVDVGIAEQHAVTLAAGMACEGMRPVVAIYSTFLQRGYDQIVHDVCIQNLPVFFCMDRSGVVGADGPTHQGMYDIAYLRCIPNIVLMAPKDEAELQRMIVTGVEYTEGPIAMRYPRGNGHGVPLMEEGWEPLPIGKAEILRTGDDVLLLGYGSMVYPAMQAAEILSEHGIEVTVINARFAKPLDTELIVPIARQVKRVVTLEEGCITGGFGSAVAESLMDHEVMVPLTRLGVPDILVDHATPDESLTELGLTSPQIADRVLKLMAPAAVLSESVS; this is encoded by the coding sequence ATTAACGATCGGACTTTATCAAACGCTGGATCTCGATCGCGATAAGGTGATCTGGGATGTAGGACATCAGGCATATCCTCACAAGCTGATTACGGGTCGCTACAACGAGTTTCATACCCTGCGGCAGAAAGATGGCGTGGCGGGCTATCTCAAGCGCAGCGAAAATCAGTTTGATCATTTTGGTGCAGGTCACGCTTCGACCAGCATTTCGGCGGCGTTGGGGATGGCTCTGGCGCGGGATATGCAGGGCGATAACTACAAAGTCGCTGCTGTGATTGGTGACGGGGCATTGACGGGTGGAATGGCGCTGGAGGCAATCAACCATGCCGGACACCTGCCCAAGACCAATCTGCTGGTCGTCCTGAACGACAACGATATGTCGATTTCGCCCAACGTGGGGGCACTGTCGCGCTACCTCAACAAAATGCGCCTCAGTCCTCCCATGCAGTTCCTCACGGATAACCTGGAGGAGCAGTTCAAGCATCTGCCGTTTAGCGGTGCCTTTAAGCCAGAGATGTCTCGCCTCAAGGAAGGGATGAAGCGTCTGGCAGTGTCCAAAGTGGGTGCGGTCTTTGAGGAACTGGGCTTTACCTACATGGGACCGATCGACGGTCATAACCTGGAGGAGCTAATCACCACGTTTGAACTTGCCCATCAGCATGGCGGTCCCGTTCTGGTTCACGTTGCGACGACCAAGGGCAAGGGCTATGCGATCGCCGAACAGGATCAGGTGGGCTACCACGCGCAGACTCCCTTCAACTTGGCAACCGGAAAGCCTCACCCCGCCAGCAAGCCCAAGCCGCCCAGCTACTCGAAGGTGTTTGCCCACACGCTGACCACTCTGGCAGCCCAAAATCCTCGTATTGTTGGCATTACCGCAGCGATGGCAACCGGAACCGGACTGGACAAACTCCAGCAAAAACTGCCGAAGCAGTACGTGGATGTGGGCATTGCGGAACAGCACGCCGTTACCCTGGCAGCAGGCATGGCTTGCGAAGGGATGCGTCCCGTGGTGGCAATCTATTCCACCTTCCTTCAACGGGGATACGACCAGATCGTTCACGATGTCTGCATCCAGAATCTCCCGGTCTTCTTCTGCATGGATCGATCGGGTGTGGTGGGGGCAGATGGCCCGACGCACCAGGGGATGTACGACATTGCCTACCTGCGCTGCATTCCTAACATCGTGCTGATGGCTCCGAAGGACGAAGCCGAACTTCAGCGGATGATTGTGACGGGCGTAGAGTACACCGAGGGTCCGATCGCGATGCGCTATCCGCGCGGCAATGGTCATGGTGTGCCTCTGATGGAGGAAGGCTGGGAGCCTCTGCCGATCGGCAAAGCGGAGATTCTGCGAACCGGAGATGATGTGCTGCTGCTGGGCTACGGCTCGATGGTCTACCCTGCTATGCAGGCGGCGGAAATCCTTAGCGAGCACGGCATCGAAGTCACGGTGATCAACGCCCGTTTTGCCAAACCGCTGGATACTGAGCTGATTGTGCCGATCGCCCGTCAGGTGAAGCGAGTCGTGACGCTGGAGGAAGGCTGCATTACCGGCGGCTTTGGTTCTGCCGTTGCGGAGTCCCTGATGGATCACGAGGTCATGGTGCCGCTGACGCGCCTGGGTGTACCCGATATTCTGGTAGACCACGCCACGCCAGACGAATCCCTCACCGAGTTGGGCCTGACTTCGCCCCAAATTGCCGATCGCGTTCTGAAGCTGATGGCTCCTGCGGCGGTGCTGAGCGAGTCTGTCAGCTAA